The proteins below are encoded in one region of Paenibacillus albus:
- a CDS encoding glutamine--tRNA ligase/YqeY domain fusion protein, with product MNNDHFMLKLIEEELAAEPFGRDMCTRFPPEPNGYLHIGSAYAIHTNYMIAASFGGKFHLRFDDTNPLKEDIAYVNAIIEDIKWLGYDPKEHIYYGSDYSDEIYRSAVKLIEAGKAYVCDLSPSEMTAYRGTLTEPGKISPYRDRSVEENLKLFAEMKTGVYPTASKVLRARIDMSSPNMNMRDPVLFRIIHAEHYRTGNDWCIYPMYDFAHPIQDAIEGITYSLCSIEFKDHRPLYDWVLRELELVSPPRQREFGRLSLTGVVTSKRFLRQLVERGHVDGWDDPRLPTLRGLRRRGFTPESIRRFITEIGSIRAQSTVDISMLDHCLRQELKGTTISVMGVLRPLKVIITNYPEEQSELLAIENNSENPELGQREVPFSRTIYIEQDDFMEVPVKGFHRLSPGMEVRLKGAYFIRCEDVIKDAETGEILELHCTYDPRTKSGTGFSERKVKGTIHWVSAEHAAAVEVHLYEKLLHTDTPTEENEDWTVRLNPESLTTARNAMVEPYIRNVGAEQKFQFFRHGYFSTDSKLSSAERLVFNRIVPLKDTWNKR from the coding sequence ATGAATAACGATCATTTTATGCTGAAGTTAATTGAGGAAGAGCTCGCTGCGGAGCCGTTTGGAAGGGACATGTGCACGCGGTTTCCGCCAGAGCCGAACGGTTATTTGCATATTGGCAGCGCGTATGCGATTCATACGAATTACATGATTGCGGCCAGCTTTGGCGGCAAGTTTCATCTCAGGTTTGACGATACAAATCCGCTCAAAGAGGATATTGCATACGTGAATGCGATTATTGAAGATATCAAGTGGCTCGGCTACGATCCGAAGGAGCATATTTATTACGGCTCGGATTATTCGGATGAGATTTATCGCAGTGCCGTGAAGCTGATTGAAGCTGGAAAAGCATACGTATGTGATCTGTCGCCAAGCGAGATGACAGCTTATCGCGGGACACTTACTGAGCCGGGGAAGATCAGTCCCTATCGGGACCGGAGTGTAGAGGAGAACTTGAAGCTCTTCGCAGAGATGAAAACCGGCGTGTACCCTACAGCATCGAAAGTGCTTCGTGCCCGAATTGACATGAGCTCGCCCAACATGAACATGCGCGATCCTGTGCTTTTCCGGATTATTCATGCGGAACATTACCGCACGGGAAACGACTGGTGCATCTATCCGATGTATGATTTTGCCCATCCGATTCAAGACGCAATTGAAGGCATCACCTATTCGCTCTGTTCGATTGAATTCAAAGATCATCGTCCGCTGTATGATTGGGTGCTACGCGAGCTTGAGCTGGTGTCGCCCCCGCGTCAACGGGAGTTCGGTCGACTCAGTCTGACTGGCGTTGTTACGAGCAAAAGATTTCTGCGGCAGCTCGTTGAACGCGGGCACGTGGACGGATGGGATGATCCGAGACTGCCAACGCTGCGCGGATTACGAAGGCGTGGGTTTACACCTGAGAGTATTCGCCGGTTCATTACGGAGATCGGCAGCATCCGGGCGCAAAGCACGGTCGATATTTCAATGCTTGATCATTGTTTAAGGCAAGAGCTGAAAGGCACGACAATAAGTGTGATGGGAGTTCTCCGTCCGTTAAAGGTGATCATCACCAATTATCCCGAAGAGCAATCGGAGCTGCTCGCAATCGAGAACAATAGCGAGAACCCAGAGCTTGGTCAACGAGAAGTACCGTTCTCGCGAACAATCTATATCGAGCAAGATGATTTCATGGAAGTGCCCGTCAAGGGGTTTCACCGGCTGAGTCCGGGGATGGAGGTCAGGCTGAAGGGCGCGTATTTCATACGCTGTGAGGATGTGATCAAAGACGCCGAGACAGGTGAGATCTTGGAGCTGCACTGCACATATGATCCGAGAACGAAGAGTGGTACGGGATTCAGTGAGCGGAAGGTGAAGGGAACGATCCACTGGGTGTCCGCGGAGCATGCCGCTGCCGTTGAAGTTCATCTCTATGAGAAACTACTTCACACAGACACGCCTACGGAAGAGAACGAGGACTGGACAGTGCGGCTGAATCCGGAGTCACTCACGACTGCACGTAATGCGATGGTTGAACCGTACATTCGAAATGTTGGGGCAGAGCAGAAGTTTCAGTTCTTCCGTCACGGCTATTTCAGTACCGATTCGAAGCTTAGCTCCGCTGAGCGGCTCGTGTTCAATCGGATCGTACCGCTGAAGGATACGTGGAATAAGAGATAA
- a CDS encoding GNAT family N-acetyltransferase has product MFTSRPLEESDLARICTFVQNEEELQYFYPAAKFPLTPEQIVEKVQTRQLPTCILHENEVVAFANLYQVEDKSCFLGNVIIAPAFRGRGAAAFLLETMIDQAKARFGITVMKLITHNTNTRGLIFYRKHGFIPVELLSNRTDAGEYIVGIRMERSVV; this is encoded by the coding sequence ATGTTCACCAGTCGTCCGCTTGAAGAATCAGACTTAGCAAGAATTTGTACTTTTGTGCAAAATGAAGAGGAGCTCCAATACTTCTATCCAGCAGCAAAGTTCCCGCTTACACCGGAGCAAATTGTTGAGAAAGTCCAAACGAGACAACTGCCCACTTGTATCCTACATGAGAATGAAGTTGTCGCATTTGCGAATTTGTATCAGGTAGAAGATAAGAGCTGTTTCCTCGGCAATGTTATCATTGCTCCTGCATTTCGCGGTAGAGGAGCTGCTGCTTTTTTGCTCGAAACGATGATTGATCAGGCGAAGGCACGCTTCGGAATCACGGTCATGAAGCTGATTACCCACAACACGAATACGAGGGGCTTAATCTTCTATAGAAAGCACGGTTTTATACCAGTAGAACTATTAAGTAATCGAACAGATGCTGGAGAATATATCGTTGGCATTCGAATGGAACGAAGCGTGGTGTAG